The Sander vitreus isolate 19-12246 chromosome 5, sanVit1, whole genome shotgun sequence genome includes a region encoding these proteins:
- the cdo1 gene encoding cysteine dioxygenase type 1 produces the protein MEHTEVVKPETLDDLIKILHKIFESDSINVEEVQGIMEAYDSNPQDWVKYAKFDQYRYTRNLVDEGNGKFNLMILCWGEGHGSSIHDHTDSHCFMKLLQGQLKETLFEWPDSKSQGEMVQKSQRILQENKVAYINDSIGLHRVENGSHTECAASLHLYSPPFQSCQTFDQRTGHRNTVKMTFWSKKGKRTPFETTFSQENN, from the exons ATGGAGCACACCGAGGTGGTGAAGCCAGAAACTCTGGATGACCTGATCAAAATCTTGCATAAAATCTTCGAGAGTGACAGCATCAATGTTGAGGAGGTCCAAGGCATAATGGAAGCATATGACAGCAATCCTCAGGACTGGGTGAAATATGCAAAGTTTGACCAGTACAG GTACACAAGGAACTTGGTTGATGAGGGTAACGGAAAGTTCAACCTCATGATTCTGTGCTGGGGAGAAGGCCACGGCAG TAGCATCCACGACCACACAGACTCCCATTGTTTCATGAAGCTGCTGCAGGGTCAGCTAAAGGAGACGCTGTTTGAGTGGCCGGACAGTAAATCACAAGGAGAAATGGTCCAGAAGTCACAGAGAATTCTCCAAGAAAACAAGGTTGCTTACATAAACG ACTCCATTGGCCTGCATCGTGTGGAAAATGGCAGCCACACAGAGTGTGCAGCCAGTTTGCACCTGTACAGTCCCCCTTTCCAGTCCTGCCAGACCTTTGACCAGCGGACGGGGCACAGGAACACCGTCAAGATGACCTTCTGGAGCAAAAAGGGCAAGAGGACTCCATTT GAAACCACATTCTCACAAGAGAACAACTAA